tttggaagccttGTTTTCGAGCATATTTCCAattgtcggggtttttcaggaaaaaaattgctggaaatggaattttctatagagaaaaagggaattttctctatcaaATGTTTGTTTTCTAGTTTTGCTGGACCTTAAGGGTGctatgatctccaaaatgatagGTCATACGGAaaaaaagcttttggaagccatgtttcctaGCAGATTTCCAGCTGTCGGGgtttttcaagcaaaaaatggTTGTAAAGGGAATTTTCCTTGGAGAaagagggaattttctctattgAATCTTCGTTCTCTATCTTTGCCAGACCTTAAGGGTGCTTTGATCTCCAAAACGTTGGGTCGTAAGGaaaaaatgcttttggaagccatgtttcttAGTAAATTTCAAGCTGTCGGggtttttcaaacaaaaatggcaataaagggaattttctatgaagaaaaagggaattttctctgtcgAATATTTGTTCTTTAGTTTCGTCGGAAATTAAGGGtgttgtgatctccaaaatgattgGTCGTACGGAAACAAAGCTTGCGAAAGGCATGTTTCCCAAAGCatatttccaactatcggggtttttcaggcaaaaaatgactggaaagagaattttctatgtagaaaaagggatttttctttatcaaatcTTCGTTCTTAGGTTCCGTCGGACCTTAAGGGTGCTGTGATCTTCAAAATGATGGGTTGTACGGAGAAAaggcttttggaagccatgtttcccagcagatttccaactgtcaagatttttcaagcaaaaaatgCTTGGACTTTTCGGGCATTTTTTACATTTCATCTCCTGAGATAAAAACTTTATCTCTAGGTGGAGTTGTAGCCCCAAGTTGTGCCAATGTTAGAAGGATGTAGCCCGCAAAACTATTACAACACACATAGGTATGAGGGATTCCCTTGACGTCGACAATGCGGCGGATCTTGCCCTTGAAGGCAAGAATAGCTTTTGCTGGCTCCACAGAATAGACGCGATCCACATCATTTCGAAACTCTGAAGGCAAGAATCTCtaaaaataaacacaatgaAATCAGAAGAAACATCTTTGTTAGAAAGCAGAAAAAATTTAGAGCATATTCCCCTTAACCAAAAAAACATGTATGAGTTCCGACGAAAAAAGGAAGACAAACTTATATGAGACTGAATTCGAGTTGTTTCAATAAGTTACTATAACATAGTAAAAAGTGATCATAGGTGAATCAACAAATTCAACAATTAAGCAAAGTCGACCCCAAGTGctataagaaaaaatagaagaaatagAGCAGTAGCCAGATAACTCTGTCAAGTATAGAATAGCCCGAGATTCTACTTGCTTGGACACTTTCTCAAGTAACAAGATATTAGGTAAGATGAATGCCTTATGTGAGCATGCTGAGTTCCACTCGCCATTGATTGTCAACCACCCAAAGTAGCGACAACTACTAAGTACCATTTCAAGGATTAACTAGTTCATGTTTCCCACACTCTCCTATAGttgaattcaaaatagttaCTCTTGAATTTCACTGATGACTTCTACACAAGGTTATGaccattttaaaaagaaagaagttgaagTCTACAGATAGATAAGTCCATCCATCCCATTTCATTAAAGCAAAGCTCACAAAGAGATCGCGATGCACCTAAACCAGTAAGACAAGAATCAAGCTATCACCCATTAGTCAAATGCTAAACCAAcaataagaacttgaaatgaAATTACTAGGCACAACACCACCTTGATATTCCCAGCTGCTTTAATGGCAGCAACAATCATGTCTTAATCTTTCACTTGTGCTCACCCCATAACAGAGATTACCACATCTACTTGCTTAATCACATTAGACTCTCTTGATTGTATATGTCTCCCTGAGAATCAAATAACTAAGAGCATGGACAAACGATCAATAAAGTCGGCAATCATCCACAAGATTTGTCTACATAGCAAAGCGCAGCCACGTCGCTATAGCTGTCTCAGAAATAGCTAAAGCATATCAAAGTTTCCACAAGATTTTGTCTGAAAATGTGCACGTTCACATCATGCAAAGCTGAAATTTCGTTATGCATTTGAAAGAGGAGAGGAACGTGATTTCTGATTTCAACCATGTGCAAAGACAAAATatcagagaagagaaagaacaaCGCCATATTGTAACATGACTCCATCAACTCGATCAAGTGAGAGATAGATATAAAAATCAACTCCAATCCTACTGATAAAAGCATTTCTCAAAACGGCGAACGAACACAACCGCATGTGAATAACTACTCACCTGGAATATATTGATGTTTGAGCTCTTGAAATCTTCGATGATGCAAGCC
The nucleotide sequence above comes from Eucalyptus grandis isolate ANBG69807.140 chromosome 2, ASM1654582v1, whole genome shotgun sequence. Encoded proteins:
- the LOC120290830 gene encoding phenylcoumaran benzylic ether reductase TP7-like, coding for MAEKSKMMVIGGTRYIGKFVMKVSAKSGHPTFALMRESALSDPTKACIIEDFKSSNINIFQVSSYSHAVVFVRHMIVAAIKAAGNIKRFLPSEFRNDVDRVYSVEPAKAILAFKGKIRRIVDVKGIPHTYVCCNSFAGYILLTLAQLGATTPPRDKVFISGDEM